A part of Oncorhynchus kisutch isolate 150728-3 linkage group LG2, Okis_V2, whole genome shotgun sequence genomic DNA contains:
- the ift88 gene encoding intraflagellar transport protein 88 homolog isoform X16 — MEHVHLAAEEDDLYSGYNDYNPTFDSEELDNDAGFQQAVRTSHGRRPPMTAKFPGTAIGGRALGTSFGSRMPMASSMGRPMTGAVQDGAARPMTAVRAAGYSSAMTRGSTFDPLGQSKGPAPPLEGKSEDTPDEKVKILEKKSLDRAKEAGRKERALVRQREQSGNADHINLDLTYSVLFNLATQYANNDMYAEALNTYQVIVKNKMFSNAGRLKVNMANIHFKQKNYPKAIKLYRMALDQISNSHKEMRIKIMQNIGVVFIRMGQYSDAITSFEHIMSECPNIKTGFNLILCYYAIGDRERMKKAFQKLICVPLGIDEEDKYIPPNDDTHANLVIEAIKNDKLHQMERERKALAEKFIMTSAKLIAPAIEATFAAGFDWCVDMVKSSQYVELANDLEINKAITYLRQRDFNQAVETLKTFEKKDSRVKSAAATNLSFLYFLEKDYDQADRYADLAMTADRYNPAALINKGNTVFVKKDYEKAAEFYKEALRNDSSCTEALYNLGLTYKRLGRLEESLDCFLKLHAILRNSSQVMWQLANLFEMLEDPHQAIEWLMQLITVTPTDPQVLAKLGELYDSEGDKSQAFQYYQESFRYFPSNIDVIEWLGAYYIDTQFCEKAIQYFERATLIQPTQVKWQLMVASCYRRSGNYQKALETYKDIHRKFPENVECLRFLVRLCTDMGMKEVQDYATKLKKVEKMKEIREQRVKSAREGSARGTRREGSASSDSGHSSHGTSAKGERLSAKMRALPGSNEPYEASSQRDIDASYVDPLGAPMERPKTAAKKRNEEDEFADEELGDDLLPE; from the exons ATGGAACATGTACATCTTGCTGCTGAGGAAGATGACCTGTACTCTGGCTACAACGACTACAATCCAACATTTGATTCAGAG GAGCTTGACAATGATGCTGGTTTTCAGCAAGCAGTCAGGACAAGCCATGGGAGAAGGCCCCCC ATGACTGCCAAGTTTCCTGGCACTGCCATTGGAGGACGGGCTTTGGGGACCTCTTTTGGA TCTAGGATGCCCATGGCCTCATCTATGGGCAGACCCATGACTGGAGCTGTACAG GATGGAGCAGCTAGGCCTATGACTGCAGTCAGAGCAGCAGGCTACTCTTCAGCCATGACCAGAG GGTCTACATTTGACCCACTGGGTCAGTCCAAAGGACCGGCTCCTCCATTGGAGGGCAAAAGTGAAGATAC GCCGGATGAGAAGGTGAAGATCCTGGAGAAGAAG TCCCTTGATAGAGCCAAAGAGGCAGGGCGGAAGGAGAGAGCGCTGGTGAGACAGAGGGAGCAGTCAGGCAATGCAGACCACATCAACCTGGACCTCACATACTCT GTCTTGTTTAACTTGGCAACTCAGTATGCCAACAATGACATGTACGCGGAGGCTCTGAACACTTACCAGGTCATCGTAAAGAACAAGATGTTCAGTAATGCAG GAAGGTTAAAAGTGAACATGGCCAACATCCACTTCAAGCAGAAAAACTACCCCAAGGCCATCAAGTTGTACCGCATGGCCCTGGACCAGATCTCCAACTCCCACAAGGAGATGAGGATTAAGATCATGCAGAACATCGGTGTGGTCTTCATCCGCATGGGCCAGTACTCTGACGCCATCACCTCCTTTGAACACATCATGAGCGAGTGCCCCAATATTAAGACAGGCTTTAACCTGATCCTGTGTTACTACGCCATCGGAGACCGAGAGAGGATGAAGAAGGCCTTTCAGAAGCTCATCTGTGTTCCTCTGGGGATCGACGAGGAAGACAAGTACATCCCACCCAAC GATGACACCCATGCCAACCTTGTTATTGAAGCCATCAAGAACGACAAACTTCACCAGATGGAGAGAGAACG TAAAGCCCTGGCTGAGAAATTCATCATGACATCAGCCAAACTCATCGCCCCAGCCATCGAGGCGACGTTCGCCGCCGGATTTGACTG GTGTGTGGacatggtgaagagttcccagtACGTAGAACTGGCCAACGACCTAGAAatcaacaaagccatcacctacctGAGACAGAGGGACTTCAACCAG GCTGTGGAGACTCTGAAGACGTTTGAGAAGAAAGACAGCAGAGTGAAGAGTGCTGCAGCCActaacctctccttcctctacttcctG GAGAAAGACTATGACCAGGCTGATCGCTATGCCGACCTGGCCATGACAGCCGACCGCTACAACCCAGCGGCGCTCATCAACAAGGGCAACACAGTGTTTGTGAAGAAGGACTATGAGAAGGCTGCAGAGTTCTACAAGGAGGCTCTCCGGAACGACTCGTCCTGCACTGAGGCCCTATATAACTTAG GTCTTACTTATAAGCGTCTGGGGCGTCTGGAGGAGTCTCTGGACTGTTTCCTGAAGCTCCACGCCATCCTGAGGAACAGCTCCCAGGTCATGTGGCAGCTAGCCAACCT CTTTGAGATGTTGGAGGATCCTCACCAGGCCATAGAGTGGTTGATGCAACTGATCACTGTGACGCCCACAGACCCCCAGGTGTTGGCCAAACTGGGAGAGCTCTACGACAGTGAGGGAGACAAGTCTCAGGCGTTCCAGTACTACCAAGAG TCCTTCAGATATTTCCCCTCCAACATTGACGTTATTGAGTGGCTGGGGGCCTACTACATTGACACTCAGTTCTGTGAGAAGGCCATCCAGTACTTTGAGAGAGCCACACTAATCCA GCCAACTCAGGTGAAATGGCAGCTTATGGTGGCCAGCTGCTACAGAAGAAGTG GAAACTACCAGAAAGCCCTGGAGACTTACAAAGACATCCATCGGAAATTCCCGGAAAACGTTGAAT GCCTGCGTTTCCTGGTGAGGCTGTGCACAGACATGGGGATGAAAGAGGTCCAGGACTATGCCACCAAACTGAAGAAGGTGGAGAAGATGAAAGAGATCAGAGAACAG cggGTGAAGTCGGCGAGGGAGGGCAGTGCTCGAGGCACCCGGAGAGAGGGCAGCGCCAGCAGTG
- the ift88 gene encoding intraflagellar transport protein 88 homolog isoform X13 — translation MEHVHLAAEEDDLYSGYNDYNPTFDSEELDNDAGFQQAVRTSHGRRPPMTAKFPGTAIGGRALGTSFGVESSFGCESRLLKSRMPMASSMGRPMTGAVQDGAARPMTAVRAAGYSSAMTRGSTFDPLGQSKGPAPPLEGKSEDTPDEKVKILEKKVNDLIEESCLAHGHGDLQLSLDRAKEAGRKERALVRQREQSGNADHINLDLTYSVLFNLATQYANNDMYAEALNTYQVIVKNKMFSNAGRLKVNMANIHFKQKNYPKAIKLYRMALDQISNSHKEMRIKIMQNIGVVFIRMGQYSDAITSFEHIMSECPNIKTGFNLILCYYAIGDRERMKKAFQKLICVPLGIDEEDKYIPPNDDTHANLVIEAIKNDKLHQMERERKALAEKFIMTSAKLIAPAIEATFAAGFDWCVDMVKSSQYVELANDLEINKAITYLRQRDFNQVGAVETLKTFEKKDSRVKSAAATNLSFLYFLEKDYDQADRYADLAMTADRYNPAALINKGNTVFVKKDYEKAAEFYKEALRNDSSCTEALYNLGLTYKRLGRLEESLDCFLKLHAILRNSSQVMWQLANLFEMLEDPHQAIEWLMQLITVTPTDPQVLAKLGELYDSEGDKSQAFQYYQESFRYFPSNIDVIEWLGAYYIDTQFCEKAIQYFERATLIQPTQVKWQLMVASCYRRSGNYQKALETYKDIHRKFPENVECLRFLVRLCTDMGMKEVQDYATKLKKVEKMKEIREQRVKSAREGSARGTRREGSASSDSGHSSHGTSAKGERLSAKMRALPGSNEPYEASSQRDIDASYVDPLGAPMERPKTAAKKRNEEDEFADEELGDDLLPE, via the exons ATGGAACATGTACATCTTGCTGCTGAGGAAGATGACCTGTACTCTGGCTACAACGACTACAATCCAACATTTGATTCAGAG GAGCTTGACAATGATGCTGGTTTTCAGCAAGCAGTCAGGACAAGCCATGGGAGAAGGCCCCCC ATGACTGCCAAGTTTCCTGGCACTGCCATTGGAGGACGGGCTTTGGGGACCTCTTTTGGA GTAGAGAGCAGTTTTGGCTGTGAGAGCAGGCTTCTGAAG TCTAGGATGCCCATGGCCTCATCTATGGGCAGACCCATGACTGGAGCTGTACAG GATGGAGCAGCTAGGCCTATGACTGCAGTCAGAGCAGCAGGCTACTCTTCAGCCATGACCAGAG GGTCTACATTTGACCCACTGGGTCAGTCCAAAGGACCGGCTCCTCCATTGGAGGGCAAAAGTGAAGATAC GCCGGATGAGAAGGTGAAGATCCTGGAGAAGAAGGTGAACGACCTGATAGAAGAGAGCTGCCTGGCACATGGTCATGGAGACCTACAGTTG TCCCTTGATAGAGCCAAAGAGGCAGGGCGGAAGGAGAGAGCGCTGGTGAGACAGAGGGAGCAGTCAGGCAATGCAGACCACATCAACCTGGACCTCACATACTCT GTCTTGTTTAACTTGGCAACTCAGTATGCCAACAATGACATGTACGCGGAGGCTCTGAACACTTACCAGGTCATCGTAAAGAACAAGATGTTCAGTAATGCAG GAAGGTTAAAAGTGAACATGGCCAACATCCACTTCAAGCAGAAAAACTACCCCAAGGCCATCAAGTTGTACCGCATGGCCCTGGACCAGATCTCCAACTCCCACAAGGAGATGAGGATTAAGATCATGCAGAACATCGGTGTGGTCTTCATCCGCATGGGCCAGTACTCTGACGCCATCACCTCCTTTGAACACATCATGAGCGAGTGCCCCAATATTAAGACAGGCTTTAACCTGATCCTGTGTTACTACGCCATCGGAGACCGAGAGAGGATGAAGAAGGCCTTTCAGAAGCTCATCTGTGTTCCTCTGGGGATCGACGAGGAAGACAAGTACATCCCACCCAAC GATGACACCCATGCCAACCTTGTTATTGAAGCCATCAAGAACGACAAACTTCACCAGATGGAGAGAGAACG TAAAGCCCTGGCTGAGAAATTCATCATGACATCAGCCAAACTCATCGCCCCAGCCATCGAGGCGACGTTCGCCGCCGGATTTGACTG GTGTGTGGacatggtgaagagttcccagtACGTAGAACTGGCCAACGACCTAGAAatcaacaaagccatcacctacctGAGACAGAGGGACTTCAACCAGGTTGGT GCTGTGGAGACTCTGAAGACGTTTGAGAAGAAAGACAGCAGAGTGAAGAGTGCTGCAGCCActaacctctccttcctctacttcctG GAGAAAGACTATGACCAGGCTGATCGCTATGCCGACCTGGCCATGACAGCCGACCGCTACAACCCAGCGGCGCTCATCAACAAGGGCAACACAGTGTTTGTGAAGAAGGACTATGAGAAGGCTGCAGAGTTCTACAAGGAGGCTCTCCGGAACGACTCGTCCTGCACTGAGGCCCTATATAACTTAG GTCTTACTTATAAGCGTCTGGGGCGTCTGGAGGAGTCTCTGGACTGTTTCCTGAAGCTCCACGCCATCCTGAGGAACAGCTCCCAGGTCATGTGGCAGCTAGCCAACCT CTTTGAGATGTTGGAGGATCCTCACCAGGCCATAGAGTGGTTGATGCAACTGATCACTGTGACGCCCACAGACCCCCAGGTGTTGGCCAAACTGGGAGAGCTCTACGACAGTGAGGGAGACAAGTCTCAGGCGTTCCAGTACTACCAAGAG TCCTTCAGATATTTCCCCTCCAACATTGACGTTATTGAGTGGCTGGGGGCCTACTACATTGACACTCAGTTCTGTGAGAAGGCCATCCAGTACTTTGAGAGAGCCACACTAATCCA GCCAACTCAGGTGAAATGGCAGCTTATGGTGGCCAGCTGCTACAGAAGAAGTG GAAACTACCAGAAAGCCCTGGAGACTTACAAAGACATCCATCGGAAATTCCCGGAAAACGTTGAAT GCCTGCGTTTCCTGGTGAGGCTGTGCACAGACATGGGGATGAAAGAGGTCCAGGACTATGCCACCAAACTGAAGAAGGTGGAGAAGATGAAAGAGATCAGAGAACAG cggGTGAAGTCGGCGAGGGAGGGCAGTGCTCGAGGCACCCGGAGAGAGGGCAGCGCCAGCAGTG
- the ift88 gene encoding intraflagellar transport protein 88 homolog isoform X12 produces the protein MEHVHLAAEEDDLYSGYNDYNPTFDSEELDNDAGFQQAVRTSHGRRPPMTAKFPGTAIGGRALGTSFGVESSFGCESRLLKSRMPMASSMGRPMTGAVQDGAARPMTAVRAAGYSSAMTRGSTFDPLGQSKGPAPPLEGKSEDTPDEKVKILEKKVNDLIEESCLAHGHGDLQLSLDRAKEAGRKERALVRQREQSGNADHINLDLTYSVLFNLATQYANNDMYAEALNTYQVIVKNKMFSNAGRLKVNMANIHFKQKNYPKAIKLYRMALDQISNSHKEMRIKIMQNIGVVFIRMGQYSDAITSFEHIMSECPNIKTGFNLILCYYAIGDRERMKKAFQKLICVPLGIDEEDKYIPPNDDTHANLVIEAIKNDKLHQMERERKALAEKFIMTSAKLIAPAIEATFAAGFDWCVDMVKSSQYVELANDLEINKAITYLRQRDFNQLEAVETLKTFEKKDSRVKSAAATNLSFLYFLEKDYDQADRYADLAMTADRYNPAALINKGNTVFVKKDYEKAAEFYKEALRNDSSCTEALYNLGLTYKRLGRLEESLDCFLKLHAILRNSSQVMWQLANLFEMLEDPHQAIEWLMQLITVTPTDPQVLAKLGELYDSEGDKSQAFQYYQESFRYFPSNIDVIEWLGAYYIDTQFCEKAIQYFERATLIQPTQVKWQLMVASCYRRSGNYQKALETYKDIHRKFPENVECLRFLVRLCTDMGMKEVQDYATKLKKVEKMKEIREQRVKSAREGSARGTRREGSASSDSGHSSHGTSAKGERLSAKMRALPGSNEPYEASSQRDIDASYVDPLGAPMERPKTAAKKRNEEDEFADEELGDDLLPE, from the exons ATGGAACATGTACATCTTGCTGCTGAGGAAGATGACCTGTACTCTGGCTACAACGACTACAATCCAACATTTGATTCAGAG GAGCTTGACAATGATGCTGGTTTTCAGCAAGCAGTCAGGACAAGCCATGGGAGAAGGCCCCCC ATGACTGCCAAGTTTCCTGGCACTGCCATTGGAGGACGGGCTTTGGGGACCTCTTTTGGA GTAGAGAGCAGTTTTGGCTGTGAGAGCAGGCTTCTGAAG TCTAGGATGCCCATGGCCTCATCTATGGGCAGACCCATGACTGGAGCTGTACAG GATGGAGCAGCTAGGCCTATGACTGCAGTCAGAGCAGCAGGCTACTCTTCAGCCATGACCAGAG GGTCTACATTTGACCCACTGGGTCAGTCCAAAGGACCGGCTCCTCCATTGGAGGGCAAAAGTGAAGATAC GCCGGATGAGAAGGTGAAGATCCTGGAGAAGAAGGTGAACGACCTGATAGAAGAGAGCTGCCTGGCACATGGTCATGGAGACCTACAGTTG TCCCTTGATAGAGCCAAAGAGGCAGGGCGGAAGGAGAGAGCGCTGGTGAGACAGAGGGAGCAGTCAGGCAATGCAGACCACATCAACCTGGACCTCACATACTCT GTCTTGTTTAACTTGGCAACTCAGTATGCCAACAATGACATGTACGCGGAGGCTCTGAACACTTACCAGGTCATCGTAAAGAACAAGATGTTCAGTAATGCAG GAAGGTTAAAAGTGAACATGGCCAACATCCACTTCAAGCAGAAAAACTACCCCAAGGCCATCAAGTTGTACCGCATGGCCCTGGACCAGATCTCCAACTCCCACAAGGAGATGAGGATTAAGATCATGCAGAACATCGGTGTGGTCTTCATCCGCATGGGCCAGTACTCTGACGCCATCACCTCCTTTGAACACATCATGAGCGAGTGCCCCAATATTAAGACAGGCTTTAACCTGATCCTGTGTTACTACGCCATCGGAGACCGAGAGAGGATGAAGAAGGCCTTTCAGAAGCTCATCTGTGTTCCTCTGGGGATCGACGAGGAAGACAAGTACATCCCACCCAAC GATGACACCCATGCCAACCTTGTTATTGAAGCCATCAAGAACGACAAACTTCACCAGATGGAGAGAGAACG TAAAGCCCTGGCTGAGAAATTCATCATGACATCAGCCAAACTCATCGCCCCAGCCATCGAGGCGACGTTCGCCGCCGGATTTGACTG GTGTGTGGacatggtgaagagttcccagtACGTAGAACTGGCCAACGACCTAGAAatcaacaaagccatcacctacctGAGACAGAGGGACTTCAACCAG CTCGAG GCTGTGGAGACTCTGAAGACGTTTGAGAAGAAAGACAGCAGAGTGAAGAGTGCTGCAGCCActaacctctccttcctctacttcctG GAGAAAGACTATGACCAGGCTGATCGCTATGCCGACCTGGCCATGACAGCCGACCGCTACAACCCAGCGGCGCTCATCAACAAGGGCAACACAGTGTTTGTGAAGAAGGACTATGAGAAGGCTGCAGAGTTCTACAAGGAGGCTCTCCGGAACGACTCGTCCTGCACTGAGGCCCTATATAACTTAG GTCTTACTTATAAGCGTCTGGGGCGTCTGGAGGAGTCTCTGGACTGTTTCCTGAAGCTCCACGCCATCCTGAGGAACAGCTCCCAGGTCATGTGGCAGCTAGCCAACCT CTTTGAGATGTTGGAGGATCCTCACCAGGCCATAGAGTGGTTGATGCAACTGATCACTGTGACGCCCACAGACCCCCAGGTGTTGGCCAAACTGGGAGAGCTCTACGACAGTGAGGGAGACAAGTCTCAGGCGTTCCAGTACTACCAAGAG TCCTTCAGATATTTCCCCTCCAACATTGACGTTATTGAGTGGCTGGGGGCCTACTACATTGACACTCAGTTCTGTGAGAAGGCCATCCAGTACTTTGAGAGAGCCACACTAATCCA GCCAACTCAGGTGAAATGGCAGCTTATGGTGGCCAGCTGCTACAGAAGAAGTG GAAACTACCAGAAAGCCCTGGAGACTTACAAAGACATCCATCGGAAATTCCCGGAAAACGTTGAAT GCCTGCGTTTCCTGGTGAGGCTGTGCACAGACATGGGGATGAAAGAGGTCCAGGACTATGCCACCAAACTGAAGAAGGTGGAGAAGATGAAAGAGATCAGAGAACAG cggGTGAAGTCGGCGAGGGAGGGCAGTGCTCGAGGCACCCGGAGAGAGGGCAGCGCCAGCAGTG
- the ift88 gene encoding intraflagellar transport protein 88 homolog isoform X14 — MEHVHLAAEEDDLYSGYNDYNPTFDSEELDNDAGFQQAVRTSHGRRPPMTAKFPGTAIGGRALGTSFGVESSFGCESRLLKSRMPMASSMGRPMTGAVQDGAARPMTAVRAAGYSSAMTRGSTFDPLGQSKGPAPPLEGKSEDTPDEKVKILEKKVNDLIEESCLAHGHGDLQLSLDRAKEAGRKERALVRQREQSGNADHINLDLTYSVLFNLATQYANNDMYAEALNTYQVIVKNKMFSNAGRLKVNMANIHFKQKNYPKAIKLYRMALDQISNSHKEMRIKIMQNIGVVFIRMGQYSDAITSFEHIMSECPNIKTGFNLILCYYAIGDRERMKKAFQKLICVPLGIDEEDKYIPPNDDTHANLVIEAIKNDKLHQMERERKALAEKFIMTSAKLIAPAIEATFAAGFDWCVDMVKSSQYVELANDLEINKAITYLRQRDFNQAVETLKTFEKKDSRVKSAAATNLSFLYFLEKDYDQADRYADLAMTADRYNPAALINKGNTVFVKKDYEKAAEFYKEALRNDSSCTEALYNLGLTYKRLGRLEESLDCFLKLHAILRNSSQVMWQLANLFEMLEDPHQAIEWLMQLITVTPTDPQVLAKLGELYDSEGDKSQAFQYYQESFRYFPSNIDVIEWLGAYYIDTQFCEKAIQYFERATLIQPTQVKWQLMVASCYRRSGNYQKALETYKDIHRKFPENVECLRFLVRLCTDMGMKEVQDYATKLKKVEKMKEIREQRVKSAREGSARGTRREGSASSDSGHSSHGTSAKGERLSAKMRALPGSNEPYEASSQRDIDASYVDPLGAPMERPKTAAKKRNEEDEFADEELGDDLLPE, encoded by the exons ATGGAACATGTACATCTTGCTGCTGAGGAAGATGACCTGTACTCTGGCTACAACGACTACAATCCAACATTTGATTCAGAG GAGCTTGACAATGATGCTGGTTTTCAGCAAGCAGTCAGGACAAGCCATGGGAGAAGGCCCCCC ATGACTGCCAAGTTTCCTGGCACTGCCATTGGAGGACGGGCTTTGGGGACCTCTTTTGGA GTAGAGAGCAGTTTTGGCTGTGAGAGCAGGCTTCTGAAG TCTAGGATGCCCATGGCCTCATCTATGGGCAGACCCATGACTGGAGCTGTACAG GATGGAGCAGCTAGGCCTATGACTGCAGTCAGAGCAGCAGGCTACTCTTCAGCCATGACCAGAG GGTCTACATTTGACCCACTGGGTCAGTCCAAAGGACCGGCTCCTCCATTGGAGGGCAAAAGTGAAGATAC GCCGGATGAGAAGGTGAAGATCCTGGAGAAGAAGGTGAACGACCTGATAGAAGAGAGCTGCCTGGCACATGGTCATGGAGACCTACAGTTG TCCCTTGATAGAGCCAAAGAGGCAGGGCGGAAGGAGAGAGCGCTGGTGAGACAGAGGGAGCAGTCAGGCAATGCAGACCACATCAACCTGGACCTCACATACTCT GTCTTGTTTAACTTGGCAACTCAGTATGCCAACAATGACATGTACGCGGAGGCTCTGAACACTTACCAGGTCATCGTAAAGAACAAGATGTTCAGTAATGCAG GAAGGTTAAAAGTGAACATGGCCAACATCCACTTCAAGCAGAAAAACTACCCCAAGGCCATCAAGTTGTACCGCATGGCCCTGGACCAGATCTCCAACTCCCACAAGGAGATGAGGATTAAGATCATGCAGAACATCGGTGTGGTCTTCATCCGCATGGGCCAGTACTCTGACGCCATCACCTCCTTTGAACACATCATGAGCGAGTGCCCCAATATTAAGACAGGCTTTAACCTGATCCTGTGTTACTACGCCATCGGAGACCGAGAGAGGATGAAGAAGGCCTTTCAGAAGCTCATCTGTGTTCCTCTGGGGATCGACGAGGAAGACAAGTACATCCCACCCAAC GATGACACCCATGCCAACCTTGTTATTGAAGCCATCAAGAACGACAAACTTCACCAGATGGAGAGAGAACG TAAAGCCCTGGCTGAGAAATTCATCATGACATCAGCCAAACTCATCGCCCCAGCCATCGAGGCGACGTTCGCCGCCGGATTTGACTG GTGTGTGGacatggtgaagagttcccagtACGTAGAACTGGCCAACGACCTAGAAatcaacaaagccatcacctacctGAGACAGAGGGACTTCAACCAG GCTGTGGAGACTCTGAAGACGTTTGAGAAGAAAGACAGCAGAGTGAAGAGTGCTGCAGCCActaacctctccttcctctacttcctG GAGAAAGACTATGACCAGGCTGATCGCTATGCCGACCTGGCCATGACAGCCGACCGCTACAACCCAGCGGCGCTCATCAACAAGGGCAACACAGTGTTTGTGAAGAAGGACTATGAGAAGGCTGCAGAGTTCTACAAGGAGGCTCTCCGGAACGACTCGTCCTGCACTGAGGCCCTATATAACTTAG GTCTTACTTATAAGCGTCTGGGGCGTCTGGAGGAGTCTCTGGACTGTTTCCTGAAGCTCCACGCCATCCTGAGGAACAGCTCCCAGGTCATGTGGCAGCTAGCCAACCT CTTTGAGATGTTGGAGGATCCTCACCAGGCCATAGAGTGGTTGATGCAACTGATCACTGTGACGCCCACAGACCCCCAGGTGTTGGCCAAACTGGGAGAGCTCTACGACAGTGAGGGAGACAAGTCTCAGGCGTTCCAGTACTACCAAGAG TCCTTCAGATATTTCCCCTCCAACATTGACGTTATTGAGTGGCTGGGGGCCTACTACATTGACACTCAGTTCTGTGAGAAGGCCATCCAGTACTTTGAGAGAGCCACACTAATCCA GCCAACTCAGGTGAAATGGCAGCTTATGGTGGCCAGCTGCTACAGAAGAAGTG GAAACTACCAGAAAGCCCTGGAGACTTACAAAGACATCCATCGGAAATTCCCGGAAAACGTTGAAT GCCTGCGTTTCCTGGTGAGGCTGTGCACAGACATGGGGATGAAAGAGGTCCAGGACTATGCCACCAAACTGAAGAAGGTGGAGAAGATGAAAGAGATCAGAGAACAG cggGTGAAGTCGGCGAGGGAGGGCAGTGCTCGAGGCACCCGGAGAGAGGGCAGCGCCAGCAGTG